A window of Silurus meridionalis isolate SWU-2019-XX chromosome 28, ASM1480568v1, whole genome shotgun sequence contains these coding sequences:
- the arhgef40 gene encoding LOW QUALITY PROTEIN: rho guanine nucleotide exchange factor 40 (The sequence of the model RefSeq protein was modified relative to this genomic sequence to represent the inferred CDS: inserted 1 base in 1 codon) — protein sequence MGSEAVEDCVQGALSSLYPPFESTAPPLLSQVFSVLESTYQHDSLRYLLDFFIPAKHLLHRLQQHACSQYLGCLFMHSGWPLCLGEKVVVQLSTLDWRLLRSNDFYLQVVPFSTRCPRLALKCLALGGRNVQEVLVPESQHPLVFTAEWLHCVNKERGCKREGGGGLDTCLVTTSDGVVRIPWDEVVYPKLLHNPTDLDHPSTHASQLDYLSSNTGSPGWCSTSGDPDTWSWDEEDDLPPDSNEADIDSSLRHLRQASDGCGDYVELLEPRGGPDGGTDSKQRYLEMHGICKTKSLPLCRRSKAIRIRRGKAWGYAKTEISGRTGSLRRRDSNNSGKNIGAALKDSVNSRPPPKVIDLVRGKQPFPQCIQDRDEGSGDAVLDDCDLYLDGTFKERRPGVGEERKGAGSTLPWEERHRGRASSSDLSSRIKHINEIDPHTKGNLAADQSDQDQGFHSDCVFDDDKSLAEGETLPHRTAAVSSVSDLSRHWTNGSKAKLKTQTDSSQNNDSSHIDKKKANKNPGNSKGQKGKCNEHRKPEKNLSQPGTDNIAGERQVGKLEERVCPKGKDVKVGGFRAPRRRRKAKGGKGKGKSGGRSNPKTKEDPSTAKGQKKASQEVEPSDSPAKMLPCKDNHSDEGKNTVKELANGHEADPAEGTGGKQPECQTEILIDAKTQSDTALLDHSSKDTVPLPPADQSTAPSLKAPLLLRDLNEDLLQSRKFILTGTVDRLGRGLVITEAHVPEEGLHLIDVVQLLFCYYTITRPAAREKGLTVLMDSRQAFPSELCFDALRSFKAQVPAGLGCVLILIGEEQESXPHNLNGIEVHTVKGTGVLQQYVDIQQLTKELDGDFEHSHSDWLSFRMSLEQLTERCRSVMSLLEDALISMGTEPLPDFIKSVPLSVEKHKQLMTGVLSDQRLTELQRRGGAWLAGLTNGTSRLAHRSPDCRAALAATSSLYDSVDDSLHRLVRVSNQRSHDLEALSRLATLVDKMEKCEKEIDRVQEQLEEFKDPPLSLSCLSLKQQKFKSFRESAMELHSETLVVLGEVESWSELEWGGQMAVLKQIPSIREKVRGMSHCLSDCWTQLDNTQRLLSTLTEASQWCDVVSSSSPHSPPSSPLSFLPPIPPSRFQDARALALELGGGALLDLWAQTLERYQRTLAHFKTRMLQAERGMPTAQGQEPNVAMAQVPKSSVSSTSSLWELEGEGDGEWCGGGGGEGGMQSWGSLASLFRPQNCSTLKIGEEKKKEVAAGSAGGGKFLQNLLNPSKKSPTEAPLPPKPPRRRHPSFDLQALLAPRRSVAVAPKPAEAPLAVSSRSSPLSWLGRKAVAEPILTAGIATAVPGWRDEKVGGGVGGGGVLIRGVEVSSKEVADHTGLTRQHVLLGRTDRETAGERPGTTAQSKLYLQWCRLVNSERQYVALLKTVEETFIPLLGSTDTPLSLRGKADSIFSNWSSLATFHSQLLLPAIEGALSQTLQQTDCFSKYRDQLLQYSHYIRMKPEPDSLLVSQAADFFKAKLATSSVLSTISFPQCLAAPTQRLQYYCEILEELGGVNPGPDSALTIIRHAQSHGEDLRISDLITGCPIPVAERGELVRQGELCVCPGGRRKKTGIRTVFLYQHYIILTKHKMSSQGCSAYTFKNSIKTGEMGLTQSVGEEGLKFEVWVRQTSRTKYCLTLQASSSEDKEAWTHDIAQLLWTHAIHNTELCLKESLCMGVSSKLLLDLTGAQPSELESGFSHNERVQSSCSDSSSVGSQKEGGSPSIAREPKKDLAQTGHTQNSSPSTSV from the exons GGTTCAGAGGCGGTGGAGGACTGTGTGCAGGGGGCGCTTTCCTCCCTCTATCCCCCATTTGAGAGTACAGCACCCCCTCTTCTATCCCAG gtTTTTTCTGTCTTGGAGTCCACCTATCAGCATGATAGTTTAAGGTATCTGCTGGATTTCTTCATCCCAGCCAAACATCTTCTGCACAGACTTCAGCAGCATGCATGT tcTCAGTATTTGGGCTGTTTGTTCATGCACTCGGGTTGGCCCCTGTGTTTGGGGGAGAAGGTGGTGGTCCAGCTGTCCACTCTTGACTGGAGGCTCTTGCGAAGCAACGACTTCTACCTGCAGGTGGTGCCTTTCTCCACACGCTGTCCCCGCCTGGCTCTTAAGTGTCTAGCTCTGGGTGGCCGCAATGTCCAGGAGGTCCTGGTTCCTGAATCCCAGCACCCTCTCGTGTTTACAGCGGAGTGGCTGCACTGTGTCAACAAGGAACGCGGCTGCAAGAGAGAAG gTGGAGGTGGTTTAGATACTTGTCTGGTTACCACTTCTGATGGAGTGGTACGTATTCCTTGGGATGAGGTTGTTTACCCAAAGTTGCTACACAACCCTACTGACCTGGACCATCCTTCCACACATGCATCTCAACTTGACTACCTTTCCTCGAACACGGGGAGTCCGGGCTGGTGCTCCACATCTGGAGATCCTGACACATGGTCCTGGGATGAAGAGGATGATCTTCCTCCAGACAGCAATGAGGCTGACATTGACTCTTCTCTTCGCCACCTCAGACAGGCCAGTGATGGATGTGGGGATTATGTGGAGCTCCTTGAACCTCGCGGAGGTCCCGATGGGGGCACTGATTCCAAGCAGCGCTACTTAGAGATGCATGGGATCTGCAAGACCAAAAGTTTGCCTCTGTGCAGGCGAAGCAAGGCAATTCGGATTCGGCGGGGTAAGGCCTGGGGGTACGCCAAGACCGAGATCAGTGGACGAACAGGGAGCTTACGTAGGAGGGACAGCAACAATAGCGGAAAAAACATTGGAGCTGCTCTCAAAGATTCGGTCAACTCTAGACCCCCACCTAAAGTCATTGATTTGGTAAGAGGGAAACAGCCATTCCCTCAGTGCATTCAGGACAGAGATGAAGGTAGTGGAGATGCAGTACTGGATGATTGTGACCTTTATTTAGATGGTACATTCAAGGAGAGAAGGCCTGGCGTGGgtgaggagaggaaaggagctGGAAGCACACTACCCTGGGAAGAGCGCCATAGAGGAAGAGCCAGCAGTAGTGATCTTAGCTCTAGAATTAAACATATCAATGAAATAGACCCTCATACTAAAGGAAATTTAGCGGCGGACCAGTCAGATCAGGATCAAGGATTCCACTCAGACTGTGTTTTCGATGATGATAAGTCACTGGCTGAAGGTGAAACATTGCCTCATAGAACAGCAGCTGTAAGTAGCGTGTCTGATTTAAGCAGACATTGGACTAACGGATCAAAAGCAAAGCTTAAAACCCAAACAGATTCATCTCAAAACAATGACTCTTCTcacattgataaaaaaaaagcaaacaaaaacccTGGAAACTCTAAGGGCcagaaaggaaaatgtaatgaacATAGAAAACCGGAAAAAAATCTTTCCCAACCAGGTACTGATAACATCGCTGGTGAAAGGCAAGTTGGAAAATTGGAGGAACGTGTGTGCCCCAAGGGAAAGGATGTCAAAGTGGGAGGATTTCGAGCACCCAG GAGAAGGAGGAAAGCTAAGGGGGGGAAAGGGAAGGGCAAATCTGGTGGTCGTAGCAACCCTAAAACCAAGGAAGACCCCAGTACTGCAAAAGGGCAGAAGAAAGCAAGCCAAGAAGTTGAACCATCTGATTCACCAGCAAAAATGCTTCCCTGCAAAGACAACCATTCAGATGAGggtaaaaatacagtaaaagaaTTGGCGAATGGTCATGAAGCAGACCCTGCTGAAGGAACTGGAG GAAAACAACCAGAATGCCAAACAGAAATCTTAATAGATGCAAAGACTCAATCAGACACTGCTTTACTTGATCATTCATCAAAAGACACAGTGCCATTACCACCCGCTGACCAGTCAACCGCACCATCTCTGAAAGCCCCCCTTCTACTTAGAGATTTGAATGAAGATCTGCTCCAGTCCAGAAAGTTCATACTCACGG GTACTGTGGATAGACTGGGACGAGGGTTGGTTATTACAGAAGCACACGTACCTGAGGAGGGTCTTCATTTAATTGATGTTGTTCAGCTGTTATTCTGTTATTACACCATTACCAG ACCTGCAGCCAGAGAAAAGGGCTTAACAGTGCTGATGGACAGTAGGCAGGCTTTTCCTTCTGAGCTTTGCTTCGATGCATTGAGGTCATTCAAG GCTCAGGTACCAGCAGGCCTTGGCTGTGTTCTCATTCTTATTGGGGAAGAACAAGAAT ACCCACACAACTTGAATGGGATAGAG gtacacacagtAAAAGGAACCGGAGTCCTTCAGCAGTATGTGGATATACAGCAGCTGACCAAAGAGTTGGATGGAGACTTTGAACACTCACATAGTGACTGGTTATCCTTCAGAATG AGCCTGGAACAGCTGACTGAGCGCTGCAGGAGTGTCATGTCTCTGTTAGAAGATGCACTCATATCTATGGGCACAGAACCACTGCCTGACTTTATTAAG TCTGTACCACTAAGTGTTGAAAAGCACAAGCAGCTGATGACTGGTGTTCTCTCCGACCAACGGTTGACAGAGCTGCAAAGACGGGGTGGGGCTTGGCTGGCTGGACTGACTAATGGAACATCCAGATTGGCTCACAGGTCCCCAGACTGCAG AGCTGCCTTGGCTGCAACCTCCAGTCTCTATGACAGCGTCGATGATTCACTCCATCGACTGGTGCGTGTTTCTAATCAGAGAAGTCATGACCTGGAAGCACTCAGTAGACTGGCAACTCTTGTGGACAAAATGGAGAAG tgtgagaaagaaatagaTCGTGTGCAGGAGCAGCTGGAGGAATTTAAGGATCCTCCTCTTTCACTAAGTTGCCTCTCACTCAAACAGCAGAAGTTCAAAAGCTTCAGGGAATCTGCCATG gaacTTCACAGCGAGACATTAGTGGTGCTGGGTGAGGTTGAGAGCTGGTCCGAACTGGAATGGGGAGGCCAGATGGCGGTTCTCAAACAAATTCCATCGATCAGGGAGAAAGTGAGAGGAATGTCTCACTGCCTGTCTGACTGCTGGACCCAACTAGACAACACACAGAGACTACTGTCCACTTTAACTGAG GCTTCTCAGTGGTGCGATGTGGTCTCTTCGTCCTCTCCCCACTCCCCACCTTCCTCTCCTCTGTCCTTTCTCCCACCTATCCCTCCATCCCGTTTCCAAGATGCACGAGCTTTGGCCCTTGAGCTTGGTGGTGGTGCTCTGTTGGACCTATGGGCACAGACCCTGGAGCGTTACCAACGCACGCTAGCGCACTTCAAGACCCGCATGCTTCAGGCTGAACGTGGAATGCCCACTGCCCAGGGTCAGGAACCCAATGTGGCCATGGCACAGGTGCCAAAATCGTCTGTCTCCAGTACCTCTAGTTTGTGGGAGTTAGAGGGAGAAGGAGATGGAGAGtggtgtggaggtggaggaggggaAGGAGGGATGCAGTCGTGGGGCTCACTGGCCTCACTGTTTCGTCCACAGAACTGCTCAACGCTTAAGATAggggaagagaagaagaaggaggtaGCTGCAGGGTCTGCAGGGGGAGGGAAGTTCCTGCAGAACTTGCTAAACCCCAGCAAGAAAAGT CCCACTGAGGCTCCGCTCCCTCCTAAACCACCTCGAAGACGTCACCCAAGTTTTGACCTCCAAGCCCTGCTCGCACCCCGTCGTTCAGTTGCAGTTGCACCAAAGCCAGCAGAAGCTCCACTTGCTGTAAGCAGCCGCTCATCTCCCCTGTCGTGGCTGGGGAGAAAAGCCGTAGCTGAACCTATCCTCACTGCAGGGATCGCGACAGCTGTAccaggatggagagatgagaaAGTTGGTGGAGGTGTAGGAGGAGGCGGTGTGTTGATCAGGGGTGTGGAGGTCAGCAGTAAAGAGGTGGCAGATCACACAGGGCTCACTAGGCAGCATGTGTTGCTCGGCCGGACCGATAGAGAAACAGCAGGGGAGAGGCCTGGCACTACTGCGCAaag TAAGTTGTATCTCCAGTGGTGTAGGCTGGTCAATTCAGAAAGGCAGTATGTTGCTCTACTGAAGACTGTGGAGGAAACTTTCATCCCTCTGCTGGGTAGTACTGATACACCACTAAGTCTGAGAGGAAAAGCTGACTCAATCTTCTCCAACTGGAGCAGTCTTGCTACTTTTCATTCCCAGCTACTCCTCCCCGCCATTGAGGGTGCCCTATCTCAAACGCTACAGCAAACCGACTGCTTCAGCAAATAT AGGGATCAATTACTGCAGTACTCCCACTACATCCGTATGAAACCAGAGCCGGACTCCCTGCTGGTCAGCCAAGCTGCCGACTTCTTCAAG gcaAAGCTGGCCACCTCTTCTGTGCTCTCCACTATCTCCTTCCCTCAATGCCTTGCCGCTCCGACTCAAAGGCTACAGTACTACTGCGAGATCCTTGAGGAACTGGGAGGGGTAAACCCTGGACCCGATTCTGCCCTTACCATTATCAGACATGCTCAGAGCCATGGGGAGGACCTGAGGATAAGCGACCTTATCACTGGCTGTCCG ataCCTGTGGCAGAACGTGGAGAATTGGTGCGTCAGGGCGAGCTGTGCGTGTGCCCAGGTGGGCGGAGAAAGAAGACGGGCATCAGGACGGTGTTCCTCTACCAGCATTACATTATTCTCACCAAACACAAAATGTCTAGCCAAGGCTGCAGTGCATACACCTTTAAAAACAGTATAAag ACAGGAGAGATGGGTTTGACCCAAAGTGTTGGAGAGGAGGGTCTGAAGTTTGAGGTTTGGGTGAGACAGACATCTCGCACCAAATACTGTCTGACTCTCCAGGCCTCGTCTTCGGAGGACAAAGAAGCTTGGACGCATGACATCGCTCAGCTCCTGTGGACACACGCCATCCATAACACAG AACTGTGTCTGAAGGAATCTCTGTGTATGGGAGTGTCCAGTAAGTTGCTGCTGGATTTGACTGGAGCGCAACCATCCGAACTGGAGTCAGGTTTCAGCCATAATGAGAGGG TTCAGAGTAGCTGTTCAGACTCTTCCTCAGTGGGAAGCCAGAAAGAAGGAGGTTCTCCGTCTATCGCAAGAGAACCAAAGAAAGACTTGGCACAAACTGGCCATACACAA aaCTCATCACCATCGACCTCCGTTTGA